A window from Peromyscus eremicus chromosome 1, PerEre_H2_v1, whole genome shotgun sequence encodes these proteins:
- the LOC131908998 gene encoding serine protease FAM111A-like — MSSKKRRSQRIPFNARKNAKINDYFFQVPKEEQNDSDISQAKVDSRKTPRDITNTQDRRAKKIRQDQTPPLNKTITVTLDVNRRKNKNMKHEHTHSETSSLYAALNTLDAVKEEIKRQQGKEMLVHGIKGIEGYINLGMPLCCFPEGSHVVITFSQCKSEPEENKRLFEPQNLASTSYVRFSIHAIGSKRKRILKCGKLHAQGNKLCVYGIKGESIKDTLRKDGRFYSFVESDHWKLISDLDTVIENTQPVDELEGKLLQVETELTKNPKVVPVTHNSELEDRKFHEVDEHIVDEYPTLKEQREKFRAYIKEESEKRKKKVSLFKMHKENFGKLTKNSTSVKLLKHLSHVSDSVGYLRWNNNGNEGSATCFVFKGLYIITCRHVITSIVGEGIDPSQWASIISQCVKVTFDYEEFPPREDSAFNVKPWFEISNKTLDYAVLELEENGGHVPAGLYNGIGPVPLNGLIYIIGHPDGEKKSTDACTVVPKDNRGRKCEENVREREAAGCRFSMPFVLMFTQRSFQEMLHSSHVVTYDTTFFGGSSGSPVFDSYGSLVAMHAAGFTCKYQNGISNIIEFGSSMKSILDDIKQNEHWYNIIFGNCQDEEMWSQ; from the exons ATGAGCTCTAAGAAGCGCAGATCACAGAGGATCCCGTTCAATGCAAGGAAAAATGCAAAAATCAATGACTATTTCTTTCAG GTCCCCAAAGAAGAGCAGAATGATTCTGATATTTCTCAAGCAAAAGTGGACTCCAGAAAAACACCAAGAGATATAACCAACACCCAGGATCGCAGAGCCAAGAAAATCCGACAAGATCAGACTCCTCCCCTAAATAAGACAATTACAGTCACCTTGGATGTGAAccgcaggaaaaacaaaaacatgaaacatGAGCATACACATAGTGAGACAAGTAGCTTATATGCAGCACTCAACACTCTTGATGCTgtcaaagaagagataaaaagACAACAAGGCAAAGAAATGCTGGTGCATGGCATAAAAGGAATCGAAGGGTACATAAACCTTGGCATGCCTCTCTGCTGTTTTCCAGAAGGCAGCCACGTGGTCATTACATTTTCTCAATGTAAAAGTGAGCCAGAAGAAAATAAACGATTGTTTGAACCACAGAACCTAGCATCTACCAGTTATGTCCGATTTTCCATTCATGCAATTGGAAGTAAGAGGAAAAGGATTCTGAAGTGTGGAAAACTTCATGCACAGGGCAACAAACTCTGTGTCTATGGCATCAAGGGAGAGAGCATCAAGGACACTCTGAGGAAGGATGGCAGGTTTTACTCCTTTGTGGAGAGTGACCATTGGAAACTCATTAGTGACCTGGACACCGTCATAGAAAACACCCAGCCAGTTGATGAGTTAGAGGGCAAGCTCCTGCAGGTTGAGACTGAACTAACAAAGAACCCGAAGGTAGTGCCTGTCACTCACAATTCTGAGTTAGAGGACAGAAAATTTCATGAGGTAGACGAACACATTGTCGATGAGTACCCCACACTGAAAGAACAACGAGAAAAATTCAGAGCATATATCAAAGAAGAAAgcgaaaaaagaaagaagaaagtttcCTTATtcaaaatgcataaagaaaactttgggaaactgacaaaaaattCTACTTCTGTTAAACTGCTCAAACATCTTTCACATGTCAGTGACTCAGTTGGGTACCTGCGGTGGAACAATAATGGAAATGAAGGCAGTGCCACgtgctttgtttttaaaggattGTATATTATCACTTGTCGGCATGTGATAACCAGCATTGTGGGGGAAGGCATAGATCCAAGTCAGTGGGCAAGCATAATTAGTCAGTGTGTAAAGGTGACCTTTGATTATGAAGAATTCCCACCAAGAGAAGACAGTGCTTTTAATGTTAAACCTTGGTTTGAGATATCTAATAAAACCCTTGActatgctgtcctggaactcgaggAAAATGGAGGACATGTACCTGCTGGACTGTATAATGGAATAGGACCTGTGCCACTTAATGGGTTGATTTATATCATTGGCCATCCAGATGGAGAAAAGAAGTCTACTGATGCTTGTACAGTGGTCCCTAAAGATAATCGAGGAAGAAAATGTGAGGAAAATGTTCGAGAAAGAGAGGCAGCAGGCTGCCGTTTCTCTATGCCTTTTGTCCTTATGTTCACCCAAAGAAGTTTCCAGGAAATGCTTCACAGCTCTCATGTGGTTACCTATGACACTACATTTTTTGGTGGGTCTTCTGGATCTCCAGTGTTTGATTCTTATGGTTCATTGGTGGCCATGCATGCTGCTGGCTTCACGTGTAAGTACCAAAATGGAATTTCCAATATCATTGAGTTTGGTTCTTCTATGAAATCCATTCTTGATGATATTAAGCAAAATGAACATTGGTATAATATAATTTTTGGAAATTGTCAGGATGAAGAAATGTGGAGCCAATAG